From the genome of Delphinus delphis chromosome 8, mDelDel1.2, whole genome shotgun sequence, one region includes:
- the RPS6KA4 gene encoding ribosomal protein S6 kinase alpha-4 isoform X1 yields MGDEDEDEGCAVELQITEANLTGHEEKVGVENFQLLKVLGTGAYGKVFLVRKAGGHDAGKLYAMKVLRKAALVQRAKTQEHTRTERSVLELVRQAPFLVTLHYAFQTDAKLHLILDYVNGGEMFTHLYQRQYFKEAEVRVYGGEIVLALEHLHKLGIIYRDLKLENVLLDSEGHVVLTDFGLSKEFLTEEKERTFSFCGTIEYMAPEIIRSKSGHGKAVDWWSLGILLFELLTGASPFTLEGERNTQAEVSRRILKCSPPFPPRIGPVAQDLLQRLLCKDPKKRLGAGHQGAQEVKNHPFFQGLDWAALAARKIPAPFRPQIRSELDVGNFAEEFTRLEPVYSPPGSPPPGDPRIFQGYSFVAPSILFDHNNAVMTDVLEASIAGDRPGRAALARSAMMQDSPFFQQYELDLREPALGQGSFSVCRRCRQLQNGQEFAVKILSRRLEANTQREVAALRLCQSHPNVVKLHEVHQDQLHTYLVLELLQGGELLEHIRKKRHFSESEASQILRSLVSAVSFMHEEAGVVHRDLKPENILYADDTPGAPVKIIDFGFARLRPQSPAGPMQTPCFTLQYAAPELLAQQGYDESCDLWSLGVILYMMLSGQVPFQGASGQGGQSQAAEIMRKIREGRFSLDGEAWRGVSEEAKELVRGLLTVDPTKRLKLEGLRGSSWLQDGSARSSPPLRTPDVLESSGPAVRSGLNATFLAFNRGKREGFFLKSVENAPLAKRRKQKLRSAATSRRVSPVPAVPGRAPAAKGAPRRANGPLPPS; encoded by the exons ATGGgggacgaggacgaggacgagggcTGTGCGGTGGAGCTGCAGATCACCGAAG CCAACCTGACCGGGCACGAGGAGAAGGTGGGCGTGGAGAACTTCCAGCTGCTCAAGGTGCTGGGCACGGGAG CCTACGGGAAGGTGTTCCTGGTGCGGAAGGCGGGCGGGCACGACGCGGGGAAGCTGTATGCCATGAAGGTGCTGCGCAAGGCGGCGCTGGTGCAGCGAGCCAAGACGCAGGAGCACACGCGCACGGAGCGCTCCGTGCTGGAGCTGGTGCGCCAGGCACCCTTCCTGGTCACGCTGCACTACGCCTTCCAGACGGACGCCAAGCTGCACCTCATCCTGG ACTATGTGAACGGCGGCGAAATGTTCACCCACCTGTACCAGCGCCAGTACTTCAAGGAGGCTGAGGTGCGCGTGTATGGGGGCGAGATCGTGCTGGCCCTGGAACACCTGCACAAG CTGGGCATCATCTACCGAGATCTGAAGCTGGAGAACGTGCTCCTGGACTCCGAGGGCCATGTCGTCCTCACGGACTTCGGGCTTAGCAAGGAGTTCCTGACAGAGGAG AAAGAGCGGACCTTCTCCTTCTGTGGCACCATCGAGTACATGGCCCCCGAGATTATCCGCAGCAAGTCGGGCCACGGCAAG GCTGTGGACTGGTGGAGCCTAGGCATCCTGCTCTTCGAGCTGCTGACGGGGGCCTCGCCCTTCACCCTGGAGGGCGAGAGGAACACGCAGGCAGAGGTGTCTCG ACGGATCCTGAAgtgctcccctcccttccccccccggATCGGGCCAGTGGCACAGGATCTACTGCAGCGGCTGCTTTGCAAGGACCCCAAGAAGCGGCTGGGTGCAGGACACCAGGGGGCGCAGGAAGTTAAGAACCACCCCTTCTTCCAG GGTCTGGATTGGGCTGCTCTGGCTGCCAGGAAGATTCCCGCCCCATTCCGACCCCAGATCCGCTCAGAGCTGGATGTGGGCAACTTTGCAGAGGAATTTACCCGGCTGGAGCCTGTCTACTCACCCCCTGGAAGCCCCCCACCTGGGGATCCTCGCATCTTCCAG GGATACTCCTTCGTGGCACCGTCCATCCTGTTTGACCACAACAACGCGGTGATGACCGATGTGCTGGAAGCGTCTATTGCTGGAGACCGGCCTGGCAGGGCAGCGTTGGCCAGGAGCGCCATGATGCAG GACTCGCCCTTCTTCCAGCAGTACGAACTGGACCTGCGGGAACCCGCGTTGGGTCAGGGTAGCTTCTCCGTGTGTCGCCGCTGCCGCCAGCTACAGAACGGCCAGGAGTTCGCGGTCAAAATCCTCAGCCGCAG gctgGAGGCGAACACGCAGCGCGAAGTGGCCGCCCTGCGGCTGTGCCAGTCGCACCCCAACGTGGTGAAGCTGCACGAAGTGCATCAGGACCAG CTGCACACGTACCTGGTCCTGGAGCTACTGCAGGGTGGGGAGCTGCTGGAGCACATCCGCAAGAAGCGGCACTTCAGCGAGTCCGAGGCGAGCCAGATCCTGCGCAGCCTCGTGTCGGCCGTGAGCTTCATGCACGAGGAGGCGGGGGTGGTGCACCGCGACCTCAAGCCCGAG AACATCCTGTACGCCGATGATACGCCCGGAGCCCCGGTGAAGATCATCGACTTCGGGTTCGCGCGTCTGCGCCCGCAGAGCCCAGCGGGGCCCATGCAGACACCCTGCTTTACGCTGCAGTACGCGGCCCCCGAGCTGCTGGCGCAGCAGGGCTACGACGAGTCCTGCGACCTCTGGAGCCTCGGCGTCATTCTG TACATGATGCTGTCAGGCCAGGTCCCCTTCCAGGGGGCCTCAGGCCAGGGCGGGCAGAGCCAGGCGGCGGAAATAATGCGCAAGATCCGCGAGGGGCGCTTCTCCCTTGATGGGGAGGCCTGGCGAGGCGTGTCCGAGGAAGCCAAGGAGCTGGTCCGAG GGCTCCTGACTGTGGACCCCACCAAGCGGCTGAAGCTCGAGGGACTGCGGGGCAGCTCGTGGCTGCAGGACGGCAGCGCGCGCTCCTCGCCTCCGCTACGGACGCCGGACGTGCTGGAGTCCTCGGGGCCAGCTGTGCGCTCCGGGCTCAACGCCACCTTTCTG GCGTTCAATCGGGGCAAACGCGAGGGTTTCTTCTTGAAGAGCGTGGAAAACGCGCCGCTGGCCAAGCGGCGGAAACAGAAGCTGCGGAGCGCCGCCACATCCCGCCGCGTCTCCCCCGTGCCCGCCGTCCCGGGCCGGGCGCCCGCCGCCAAGGGAGCCCCCCGACGAGCCAACggtcccctgcccccctcctAG
- the RPS6KA4 gene encoding ribosomal protein S6 kinase alpha-4 isoform X2 — protein MGDEDEDEGCAVELQITEANLTGHEEKVGVENFQLLKVLGTGAYGKVFLVRKAGGHDAGKLYAMKVLRKAALVQRAKTQEHTRTERSVLELVRQAPFLVTLHYAFQTDAKLHLILDYVNGGEMFTHLYQRQYFKEAEVRVYGGEIVLALEHLHKLGIIYRDLKLENVLLDSEGHVVLTDFGLSKEFLTEEAVDWWSLGILLFELLTGASPFTLEGERNTQAEVSRRILKCSPPFPPRIGPVAQDLLQRLLCKDPKKRLGAGHQGAQEVKNHPFFQGLDWAALAARKIPAPFRPQIRSELDVGNFAEEFTRLEPVYSPPGSPPPGDPRIFQGYSFVAPSILFDHNNAVMTDVLEASIAGDRPGRAALARSAMMQDSPFFQQYELDLREPALGQGSFSVCRRCRQLQNGQEFAVKILSRRLEANTQREVAALRLCQSHPNVVKLHEVHQDQLHTYLVLELLQGGELLEHIRKKRHFSESEASQILRSLVSAVSFMHEEAGVVHRDLKPENILYADDTPGAPVKIIDFGFARLRPQSPAGPMQTPCFTLQYAAPELLAQQGYDESCDLWSLGVILYMMLSGQVPFQGASGQGGQSQAAEIMRKIREGRFSLDGEAWRGVSEEAKELVRGLLTVDPTKRLKLEGLRGSSWLQDGSARSSPPLRTPDVLESSGPAVRSGLNATFLAFNRGKREGFFLKSVENAPLAKRRKQKLRSAATSRRVSPVPAVPGRAPAAKGAPRRANGPLPPS, from the exons ATGGgggacgaggacgaggacgagggcTGTGCGGTGGAGCTGCAGATCACCGAAG CCAACCTGACCGGGCACGAGGAGAAGGTGGGCGTGGAGAACTTCCAGCTGCTCAAGGTGCTGGGCACGGGAG CCTACGGGAAGGTGTTCCTGGTGCGGAAGGCGGGCGGGCACGACGCGGGGAAGCTGTATGCCATGAAGGTGCTGCGCAAGGCGGCGCTGGTGCAGCGAGCCAAGACGCAGGAGCACACGCGCACGGAGCGCTCCGTGCTGGAGCTGGTGCGCCAGGCACCCTTCCTGGTCACGCTGCACTACGCCTTCCAGACGGACGCCAAGCTGCACCTCATCCTGG ACTATGTGAACGGCGGCGAAATGTTCACCCACCTGTACCAGCGCCAGTACTTCAAGGAGGCTGAGGTGCGCGTGTATGGGGGCGAGATCGTGCTGGCCCTGGAACACCTGCACAAG CTGGGCATCATCTACCGAGATCTGAAGCTGGAGAACGTGCTCCTGGACTCCGAGGGCCATGTCGTCCTCACGGACTTCGGGCTTAGCAAGGAGTTCCTGACAGAGGAG GCTGTGGACTGGTGGAGCCTAGGCATCCTGCTCTTCGAGCTGCTGACGGGGGCCTCGCCCTTCACCCTGGAGGGCGAGAGGAACACGCAGGCAGAGGTGTCTCG ACGGATCCTGAAgtgctcccctcccttccccccccggATCGGGCCAGTGGCACAGGATCTACTGCAGCGGCTGCTTTGCAAGGACCCCAAGAAGCGGCTGGGTGCAGGACACCAGGGGGCGCAGGAAGTTAAGAACCACCCCTTCTTCCAG GGTCTGGATTGGGCTGCTCTGGCTGCCAGGAAGATTCCCGCCCCATTCCGACCCCAGATCCGCTCAGAGCTGGATGTGGGCAACTTTGCAGAGGAATTTACCCGGCTGGAGCCTGTCTACTCACCCCCTGGAAGCCCCCCACCTGGGGATCCTCGCATCTTCCAG GGATACTCCTTCGTGGCACCGTCCATCCTGTTTGACCACAACAACGCGGTGATGACCGATGTGCTGGAAGCGTCTATTGCTGGAGACCGGCCTGGCAGGGCAGCGTTGGCCAGGAGCGCCATGATGCAG GACTCGCCCTTCTTCCAGCAGTACGAACTGGACCTGCGGGAACCCGCGTTGGGTCAGGGTAGCTTCTCCGTGTGTCGCCGCTGCCGCCAGCTACAGAACGGCCAGGAGTTCGCGGTCAAAATCCTCAGCCGCAG gctgGAGGCGAACACGCAGCGCGAAGTGGCCGCCCTGCGGCTGTGCCAGTCGCACCCCAACGTGGTGAAGCTGCACGAAGTGCATCAGGACCAG CTGCACACGTACCTGGTCCTGGAGCTACTGCAGGGTGGGGAGCTGCTGGAGCACATCCGCAAGAAGCGGCACTTCAGCGAGTCCGAGGCGAGCCAGATCCTGCGCAGCCTCGTGTCGGCCGTGAGCTTCATGCACGAGGAGGCGGGGGTGGTGCACCGCGACCTCAAGCCCGAG AACATCCTGTACGCCGATGATACGCCCGGAGCCCCGGTGAAGATCATCGACTTCGGGTTCGCGCGTCTGCGCCCGCAGAGCCCAGCGGGGCCCATGCAGACACCCTGCTTTACGCTGCAGTACGCGGCCCCCGAGCTGCTGGCGCAGCAGGGCTACGACGAGTCCTGCGACCTCTGGAGCCTCGGCGTCATTCTG TACATGATGCTGTCAGGCCAGGTCCCCTTCCAGGGGGCCTCAGGCCAGGGCGGGCAGAGCCAGGCGGCGGAAATAATGCGCAAGATCCGCGAGGGGCGCTTCTCCCTTGATGGGGAGGCCTGGCGAGGCGTGTCCGAGGAAGCCAAGGAGCTGGTCCGAG GGCTCCTGACTGTGGACCCCACCAAGCGGCTGAAGCTCGAGGGACTGCGGGGCAGCTCGTGGCTGCAGGACGGCAGCGCGCGCTCCTCGCCTCCGCTACGGACGCCGGACGTGCTGGAGTCCTCGGGGCCAGCTGTGCGCTCCGGGCTCAACGCCACCTTTCTG GCGTTCAATCGGGGCAAACGCGAGGGTTTCTTCTTGAAGAGCGTGGAAAACGCGCCGCTGGCCAAGCGGCGGAAACAGAAGCTGCGGAGCGCCGCCACATCCCGCCGCGTCTCCCCCGTGCCCGCCGTCCCGGGCCGGGCGCCCGCCGCCAAGGGAGCCCCCCGACGAGCCAACggtcccctgcccccctcctAG